One region of Chryseobacterium muglaense genomic DNA includes:
- a CDS encoding phosphatidylserine decarboxylase family protein, with protein MKLHKESKGTITVATILFAIIAAASIYFLEMWALLIIVPLLVIYSLVFWFFRVPNRDILDHVENVIAPVDGKVVMIKEVEEDEFIKGKAIQVSIFMSPLNVHICRYPVSGDVIYKKYHPGKYLVAWHEKSSTENERTTVAVQSLTNHKVVFRQIAGYVARRIVFYCNPGDNAKAGHEFGFIKFGSRMDVFLPLDTEIICKIGDITKGGIDVIAKMRD; from the coding sequence ATGAAATTACATAAAGAGTCGAAAGGAACTATTACGGTAGCAACTATACTTTTCGCAATTATTGCAGCGGCATCTATTTATTTTCTCGAAATGTGGGCGCTTTTGATTATTGTACCCTTATTGGTTATTTACAGTTTGGTATTTTGGTTCTTTAGAGTTCCAAACCGTGATATTTTAGATCATGTAGAAAATGTAATTGCTCCTGTAGATGGAAAAGTTGTAATGATTAAAGAAGTAGAGGAAGATGAGTTTATCAAAGGAAAAGCAATTCAGGTTTCAATCTTTATGTCTCCGTTAAATGTTCACATTTGTAGATATCCAGTTTCTGGAGATGTTATTTATAAAAAATATCATCCGGGTAAATATTTGGTTGCATGGCACGAAAAGTCGTCTACTGAAAACGAAAGAACCACGGTTGCGGTACAAAGTTTAACCAATCATAAAGTGGTATTCAGACAAATCGCAGGATATGTGGCGAGAAGAATTGTTTTCTATTGTAATCCTGGTGATAACGCAAAAGCCGGCCATGAATTCGGATTTATTAAATTCGGTTCTAGAATGGATGTTTTCTTGCCGCTTGATACCGAGATTATCTGTAAAATAGGAGATATTACCAAAGGTGGAATCGATGTGATTGCAAAAATGAGAGATTAA
- a CDS encoding phosphatidate cytidylyltransferase — protein MDKNLIQRTLSGLVYVAVIFLCATPFGAQLLDSISPGLVQQQYLYYGLISFLLLVGTWECMKIMKFGDGYEKWIVFPLVIFIFYVFSKRYFQHGFYFDFRLSEILAISLTLIAVITLFKFSNELYIDSGKLIFTVIYVALPFSFALGLPKYSSIENTFSLEVIFLFVLIWSSDTFAYLVGKFFGKHKMAPKISPKKTWEGYIGGVVLTLVLSYFVEQYQPQLRGNWMVVGFLIAAFAPLGDLVESQLKRNFGVKDSGNIIPGHGGVLDRLDSFLICVPVVYLYFILEKFI, from the coding sequence TTGGACAAAAACCTTATACAGAGAACGCTTTCAGGGCTGGTTTATGTAGCCGTCATATTTCTTTGTGCAACACCTTTTGGTGCACAGCTTTTAGACTCGATTTCTCCGGGACTCGTTCAGCAGCAATATTTATACTATGGCTTAATTAGCTTTCTTTTGCTTGTTGGAACATGGGAATGCATGAAAATCATGAAATTCGGAGATGGCTACGAAAAGTGGATTGTTTTTCCGTTGGTAATCTTTATTTTCTATGTTTTCTCTAAACGATATTTTCAGCATGGATTTTATTTTGACTTCAGGCTATCGGAAATCTTGGCGATTTCATTAACCCTTATTGCGGTAATTACGCTATTTAAATTTTCAAACGAACTGTACATCGACAGCGGAAAACTTATTTTTACCGTGATCTATGTTGCTTTACCGTTTTCTTTTGCTTTAGGTTTGCCTAAATATTCTTCAATTGAAAATACGTTCTCACTGGAAGTTATTTTCCTATTTGTATTGATTTGGAGCAGTGATACCTTTGCCTATCTTGTCGGCAAATTCTTTGGGAAACATAAAATGGCACCAAAAATTTCACCAAAAAAAACCTGGGAAGGTTATATTGGCGGCGTTGTTTTAACGTTAGTGCTTTCATATTTTGTAGAACAATATCAACCGCAACTTCGTGGAAACTGGATGGTTGTAGGTTTTCTGATTGCAGCATTTGCTCCTTTGGGAGATTTGGTAGAAAGTCAATTGAAAAGAAATTTTGGTGTAAAAGACAGCGGAAACATAATCCCTGGGCACGGTGGAGTATTAGATAGACTTGATAGTTTTTTAATTTGCGTTCCTGTCGTATATTTGTACTTTATTTTAGAAAAATTTATTTAA
- a CDS encoding LUD domain-containing protein: MSLFKRIVSKLTNQPEDDTKQSLEKLGDSLKNADLDYKFAQLFTHSGGFFNYCADEAEALQTLNQILKIEGINSVFCCDKDLQGFLNVIKTNNTPELESSNDAAFISCEYLIAYDGRIMLSHNNILHYHSSRLPGKIIIMANVSQIVNNLNDAMGKIKRTGNIKNLTSISGNHSKLDAAANNNTKLFLLLIED; encoded by the coding sequence TTGAGTTTATTTAAAAGAATTGTAAGCAAACTAACCAACCAGCCCGAAGATGATACGAAGCAGAGCCTGGAAAAGCTTGGAGATTCGCTGAAAAATGCAGATCTCGACTACAAGTTTGCGCAATTATTTACGCATTCTGGTGGCTTTTTCAACTATTGTGCCGATGAGGCAGAAGCATTGCAGACCTTAAACCAGATTTTGAAAATCGAGGGGATTAACTCTGTGTTTTGTTGTGATAAAGATCTTCAGGGTTTTTTGAATGTGATAAAAACAAACAATACTCCCGAGCTGGAATCGAGTAATGATGCTGCTTTTATTTCATGTGAATATCTTATTGCGTACGACGGCAGAATTATGCTTTCGCACAATAATATCCTGCACTATCATTCTTCAAGACTTCCTGGTAAAATTATTATTATGGCAAACGTCTCTCAGATTGTCAATAATTTGAATGACGCCATGGGCAAGATAAAACGTACCGGAAATATCAAAAACCTTACTTCAATCAGCGGAAACCACTCTAAGCTGGATGCCGCTGCAAACAATAATACGAAGCTGTTTTTACTCTTAATTGAGGATTAA